One part of the Kryptolebias marmoratus isolate JLee-2015 linkage group LG13, ASM164957v2, whole genome shotgun sequence genome encodes these proteins:
- the ppp1r14aa gene encoding protein phosphatase 1, regulatory (inhibitor) subunit 14Aa: protein MDTNQTRTVPEESSLEVLEEQGGNIPKRHARVTVKYNRKELQKRLDVEKWIEECLEGLYRGQETDMPEEVNIDSLIDLPNDEERVQKLKELLFKCNNNTETFIKDLVSKLVGVHKQEELQSEGIEHPIICHSHPHHEPYHFSNPHHHFNHSRSQNQTL from the exons ATGGACACCAATCAGACCAGAACTGTGCCTGAAGAATCCAGTCTGGAGGTGCTTGAGGAGCAGGGGGGGAACATTCCAAAGAGGCATGCCCGGGTCACCGTAAAGTACAATcggaaggagctgcagaagcGACTTGATGTAGAGAAATGGATCGAGGAGTGTCTAGAGGGGCTGTACAGGGGTCAG GAGACTGACATGCCAGAGGAGGTGAACATTGACAGTTTGATCGACCTGCCAAATGACGAGGAGCGAGTCCAGAAGTTAAAG gagctcctttttaaatgcaataaCAACACAGAG ACCTTCATCAAAGACTTGGTGTCAAAGCTTGTGGGAGTTCATAAGCAGGAGGAACTGCAGAGTGAAGGAATCGAACATCCGATCATCTGCCACAGCCATCCTCATCATGAGCCTTACCACTTCAGCAACCCACACCACCACTTCAATCACAGCCGAAGCCAGAACCAGACCCTCTGA